In the Pseudolabrys taiwanensis genome, one interval contains:
- a CDS encoding TrmJ/YjtD family RNA methyltransferase, whose protein sequence is MPGAGTDKTRRWLETPAPIVVLVGTQMGENIGAAARAMANFGLSRLRLVKPVQGWPNERARVMAAGADRVLENATIHETLEDAVADCSFVLACTARQHDQAKPVIGADAAASEMAPRVAGGETVALVFGRERYGLEMQEVGLAHRIITLPVNPAFASLNLAQAVVILGYEWFKAAGGTLPFTMPEKSPPAPQQQLAAFFRTLESELDRVEFFRPAAKRDVMLNNLRNIFLRIAPTEQDIQTLHGIVAMLAKGRKGPARGGVLDAEEAQRLREVIAEHRANEPTPTRGLAKLLRRNPTEAERVLWQALTNDRRFAGREFRRQVPVGPHIVDFVSFPMRRVIDLVPSSESDEAARTRAEKNVWLNEHNYRVVAVNAEDVERDLPAVLETLAATLP, encoded by the coding sequence ATGCCCGGGGCCGGAACCGATAAGACCAGACGGTGGCTGGAGACGCCGGCGCCGATCGTCGTGCTGGTGGGCACCCAGATGGGGGAGAACATCGGTGCGGCGGCACGCGCGATGGCCAATTTCGGGCTATCGCGTCTGCGGCTGGTTAAACCGGTGCAAGGCTGGCCCAACGAGCGCGCCCGGGTGATGGCCGCCGGCGCCGACCGGGTGCTGGAGAACGCGACCATCCACGAGACGCTCGAGGACGCGGTGGCCGACTGCAGCTTCGTGCTCGCCTGTACCGCCCGCCAGCATGACCAGGCCAAGCCCGTGATCGGCGCGGACGCCGCCGCGAGCGAGATGGCGCCGCGCGTCGCCGGCGGCGAGACGGTGGCGTTGGTGTTCGGCCGCGAGCGCTACGGACTCGAGATGCAGGAGGTCGGTCTCGCGCACCGCATCATCACATTGCCGGTCAATCCCGCCTTCGCCTCGCTCAATCTCGCCCAGGCGGTGGTGATCCTCGGCTACGAATGGTTCAAGGCGGCCGGCGGCACGCTGCCGTTCACCATGCCGGAGAAGTCGCCGCCGGCGCCGCAACAGCAACTTGCGGCCTTCTTCCGGACATTGGAGAGCGAACTCGACCGGGTGGAGTTCTTCCGTCCGGCCGCCAAGCGCGATGTCATGCTCAACAACCTGCGCAACATCTTCTTGCGCATCGCGCCGACCGAGCAGGACATCCAGACGCTGCACGGCATCGTCGCGATGCTGGCGAAGGGGCGCAAAGGGCCGGCGCGCGGCGGCGTGCTCGATGCCGAGGAAGCCCAGCGTCTGCGCGAGGTAATCGCCGAGCATCGCGCCAACGAGCCGACGCCGACGCGCGGCCTCGCCAAGCTTTTGCGGCGCAATCCGACCGAGGCTGAACGCGTTCTGTGGCAAGCCTTGACGAACGATCGCCGTTTCGCCGGCCGCGAGTTCCGGCGGCAGGTGCCGGTCGGTCCGCATATTGTCGATTTCGTCTCGTTTCCGATGCGTCGCGTCATCGATCTGGTGCCGTCGTCCGAGTCGGACGAAGCGGCGCGCACGCGCGCGGAGAAGAACGTCTGGCTTAACGAGCATAATTACCGCGTCGTCGCCGTGAACGCGGAGGACGTCGAGCGCGATCTGCCGGCGGTGCTCGAGACGTTGGCGGCGACTCTCCCTTAG
- a CDS encoding cytochrome b: MQIFNNPQRYGAVAQCLHWSTAVFVVLAWMLGQTVDDLPKAFGLFSHISAGLAVLAIVVVRLMWRLVDAPPKAEVTPFGIWLDRAGRAAHVLLYALLIAVPIVGIVTQFGRGNALPLFGLGEIASPWPADRAFARSVKEVHETLANALLIVAGLHAAAALGHHWLLRDRTLVRMLPGSAR; the protein is encoded by the coding sequence ATGCAGATTTTCAATAACCCGCAGCGTTACGGTGCCGTCGCCCAATGTCTTCACTGGTCCACCGCCGTCTTTGTCGTCCTCGCCTGGATGCTAGGGCAGACCGTCGACGATCTGCCGAAGGCCTTCGGCCTGTTCTCCCATATCTCGGCCGGATTGGCCGTGCTGGCTATCGTGGTCGTGCGGCTCATGTGGCGCCTTGTCGACGCGCCGCCGAAAGCCGAAGTCACGCCGTTCGGCATCTGGCTCGACCGGGCCGGGCGTGCCGCCCATGTGCTGCTGTATGCACTGCTGATCGCGGTGCCGATCGTCGGCATCGTCACGCAGTTCGGACGCGGAAATGCGCTGCCGCTGTTTGGCCTCGGTGAGATCGCCTCACCATGGCCGGCCGACCGCGCTTTCGCGCGCTCGGTGAAGGAAGTGCACGAGACTTTGGCGAACGCCTTGCTGATCGTCGCCGGACTGCACGCCGCGGCAGCGCTGGGCCATCACTGGCTTCTGCGCGACCGCACGCTCGTCCGCATGCTGCCTGGCTCGGCGCGCTGA
- a CDS encoding HpcH/HpaI aldolase family protein has protein sequence MTTAPFSLARRLRAGETVYSGWSNLASPVVAESIAREGFPAVVIDVQHGLWDVASAFAAIAGINHAGSAPVLRVPLNDFAFVSRALDIGAEGIIAPMINTPTDASAFAAVAKFPPVGERSFGPHRAMALQGRKVPVDYLREANEGTLTFAMIETPTALANVDEIAATPGIDALFIGPYDLSTSLSAGKAQDITAPEVETAIDRIREAADKAGKIPGIFCRDAERAKAMAKRGFRFVTVGNDLGFLRESASAALKVLQG, from the coding sequence ATGACCACGGCGCCCTTTTCGCTCGCCCGCCGCCTGCGCGCGGGCGAAACCGTTTATTCCGGCTGGAGCAATCTCGCCTCCCCGGTCGTTGCCGAAAGCATCGCGCGCGAGGGCTTTCCGGCCGTCGTCATCGACGTGCAGCACGGGCTCTGGGACGTGGCCTCGGCCTTCGCCGCCATCGCCGGCATCAACCACGCGGGCAGTGCGCCGGTTCTGCGTGTACCGCTCAATGATTTCGCCTTCGTCTCGCGCGCGCTCGACATCGGCGCCGAGGGCATCATCGCGCCGATGATCAACACGCCGACGGACGCGAGCGCTTTTGCCGCAGTGGCGAAATTTCCGCCGGTCGGCGAGCGCAGCTTCGGCCCGCACCGGGCGATGGCGCTGCAAGGGCGCAAGGTCCCGGTCGACTATCTGCGCGAAGCCAACGAGGGCACCCTCACCTTCGCCATGATCGAAACGCCGACTGCCCTCGCCAATGTCGACGAGATCGCCGCGACGCCGGGCATCGATGCGCTGTTCATCGGCCCTTACGACCTGTCGACCTCGCTGTCGGCCGGCAAGGCGCAGGACATCACCGCGCCGGAGGTGGAAACGGCCATCGACCGCATCCGCGAGGCCGCCGACAAAGCGGGCAAGATTCCGGGCATCTTCTGCCGCGATGCCGAGCGCGCCAAGGCGATGGCCAAGCGCGGCTTCCGCTTCGTCACCGTCGGCAATGATCTCGGCTTCCTGCGCGAGAGCGCGTCGGCCGCGCTCAAGGTCTTGCAGGGCTGA
- a CDS encoding DUF1476 domain-containing protein, whose amino-acid sequence MTTTFDKREEGFEKQFAHDEELRFKAMARRNKLLGLWAAGILGKSGADAEAYAKEVVLADFEEEGDNDVVRKVLKDLEPKSISEQDVRAKMAELLAQAVEQIKKSG is encoded by the coding sequence ATGACCACAACATTCGACAAGCGCGAAGAAGGCTTCGAAAAGCAGTTCGCGCATGACGAGGAATTGCGCTTCAAGGCCATGGCCCGCCGCAACAAGCTCCTTGGGCTCTGGGCGGCTGGTATCCTGGGCAAGAGCGGCGCCGATGCCGAGGCTTATGCCAAGGAAGTGGTGCTCGCCGACTTCGAGGAAGAAGGCGACAACGACGTCGTGCGCAAGGTGCTCAAGGATCTGGAGCCGAAGAGCATCTCCGAGCAGGATGTCCGCGCCAAGATGGCCGAGCTTCTGGCGCAGGCCGTCGAGCAGATCAAGAAGAGCGGCTGA
- the purC gene encoding phosphoribosylaminoimidazolesuccinocarboxamide synthase, with product MSRRRRIYEGKAKVLYEGPEPGTLIQHFKDDATAFNAKKHEVIEGKGVLNNRISEYVFQHLNDIGVPTHFIRRLNMREQLIREVEIIPLEVVVRNVAAGSLATRLGIEEGTQLPRSIIEFYYKNDKLNDPMVSEEHITAFGWASPQEIDDIMALAIRVNDFLSGLFLGVGIRLVDFKMETGRLWENDVMRIVVADEISPDSCRLWDIKSNEKLDKDRFRRDLGGLVEAYTEVAKRLGIMSEGERPQGTGPVLVKG from the coding sequence ATGAGCCGCCGTCGCCGCATTTATGAGGGCAAGGCGAAGGTCCTCTATGAAGGCCCTGAGCCAGGTACGTTGATCCAGCACTTCAAGGACGACGCGACCGCCTTCAACGCCAAGAAGCACGAAGTGATCGAAGGCAAAGGCGTTCTCAACAACCGCATCTCGGAATACGTCTTTCAGCACCTCAACGACATCGGGGTGCCGACGCATTTCATCCGCCGACTCAACATGCGCGAGCAGTTGATCCGCGAGGTCGAGATCATTCCGCTCGAGGTCGTCGTGCGCAACGTCGCCGCCGGCTCGCTGGCGACCCGCCTCGGCATCGAGGAAGGCACGCAGCTGCCGCGCTCGATCATCGAGTTCTATTACAAGAACGACAAGCTCAACGACCCGATGGTGTCGGAAGAGCACATCACCGCCTTCGGCTGGGCTTCGCCGCAGGAGATCGACGACATCATGGCGCTCGCCATCCGCGTCAACGATTTCCTCTCCGGGCTCTTCCTCGGTGTCGGCATCCGTCTCGTCGACTTCAAGATGGAGACCGGCCGGCTGTGGGAGAACGATGTCATGCGCATCGTCGTCGCGGACGAGATCTCGCCCGATTCGTGCCGGCTGTGGGACATCAAGTCGAACGAGAAGCTCGACAAGGACCGTTTCCGCCGCGATCTCGGCGGCCTCGTCGAGGCCTATACCGAAGTCGCCAAGCGCCTCGGCATTATGAGCGAGGGCGAGCGGCCGCAAGGCACCGGCCCGGTATTGGTGAAAGGCTGA
- the purS gene encoding phosphoribosylformylglycinamidine synthase subunit PurS, which yields MKARVTVTLKTGVLDPQGKAIEGALRSLGIEGVASVRQGKVFDIELEGTADRAKAEELLKQAADKLLANTVVENYSVQVLG from the coding sequence ATGAAAGCCCGCGTTACCGTCACCCTGAAAACCGGCGTTCTCGATCCGCAAGGCAAGGCGATCGAGGGCGCGCTCCGTTCGCTCGGCATCGAAGGCGTCGCCAGCGTGCGCCAGGGCAAGGTGTTCGACATCGAACTCGAAGGCACCGCCGACCGCGCCAAGGCGGAGGAACTGCTCAAGCAGGCCGCCGACAAGCTTCTGGCGAACACGGTGGTCGAGAACTATAGTGTGCAGGTACTTGGTTAG
- the purQ gene encoding phosphoribosylformylglycinamidine synthase subunit PurQ: MKAAVLVFPGINRERDMARTLKLVSGHEPAMVWHAETALPAGTDLVVVPGGFSYGDYLRCGAIAARAPIMKAVHDFAAKGGLVLGVCNGFQILCESGLLPGVLMRNQQLKFICRDVYLRVERSDTPFTRGYNAGQVIRVPVAHGEGNYIADGETIARLEGEGRVLFRYSSPDGLVDPNWNHNGAINGIAGILNDGGNVLGMMPHPENHVEAIVGCTDGRGLFAGLTDYLGQAA, encoded by the coding sequence ATGAAAGCTGCTGTCCTCGTCTTCCCGGGAATCAATCGCGAGCGCGATATGGCGCGCACGCTCAAGCTGGTGTCCGGTCATGAACCGGCCATGGTCTGGCATGCCGAGACCGCGCTGCCGGCGGGCACAGATCTCGTCGTCGTGCCGGGCGGCTTCTCCTACGGCGATTACCTGCGCTGCGGCGCGATCGCCGCGCGCGCGCCGATCATGAAAGCGGTGCACGACTTTGCCGCCAAAGGCGGCCTCGTGCTTGGCGTCTGCAACGGCTTCCAGATTCTCTGCGAGTCCGGCCTGCTGCCGGGCGTGTTGATGCGCAACCAGCAGCTCAAGTTCATCTGCCGCGACGTTTATCTGCGCGTCGAACGTTCCGATACGCCGTTCACCCGCGGCTACAATGCCGGCCAGGTGATCCGCGTGCCGGTGGCGCATGGCGAGGGCAATTACATCGCCGACGGCGAGACCATCGCGCGGCTGGAAGGCGAGGGGCGGGTGCTCTTCCGCTATTCGTCGCCGGACGGTCTCGTCGATCCCAACTGGAATCACAACGGCGCCATCAACGGCATTGCCGGCATTCTCAACGATGGCGGCAACGTGCTCGGCATGATGCCGCATCCGGAGAACCACGTCGAAGCCATCGTCGGCTGCACCGACGGCCGAGGCCTGTTCGCCGGTTTGACCGATTATCTCGGCCAGGCGGCCTGA
- the purL gene encoding phosphoribosylformylglycinamidine synthase subunit PurL produces MIPNTVKITPELVAEHGLKPDEYERILKLIGREPTLTELGIFSAMWNEHCSYKSSKVHLRGLPTKAPWVIQGPGENAGVIDIGDGLACVFKMESHNHPSYIEPYQGAATGVGGILRDVFTMGARPIACLNALSFGAPSHPKTRHLVSGVVAGIGGYGNSFGVPTVGGSVRFHSRYDGNCLVNAMAVGIARADQIFYAAASGVGMPIVYLGSKTGRDGIHGATMASAEFGADAEEKRPTVQVGDPFSEKLLLEACLEIMAKGCVIAIQDMGAAGLTSSATEMGAKGDLGVTLDLDKVPCREEGMTAYEMMLSESQERMLMVLKPEKEQEAEAIFRKWGLDFAVVGETTPTKRFVVKHQGEVMADLPIIELGTEAPEYKRPFVSLAKLEEIEADTVQAPVDTIEALEKLIASPDLCSKRWVWEQYDHVIGGNTVQRPGGDAAVVRVEDGPKGLAFSTDVTPRYCEADPFEGGKQAVAECWRNLTAVGAKPLAITDNLNFGNPEKPEIMGQFVGCVRGIAEACKALDFPVVSGNVSLYNETHGRAILPTPSIGGVGLLEDFTKSATLAFKCEGEAILLIGETTGWLGQSMYLREICGREEGAPPPVDLTEEKENGDFVRALILDGMVSAAHDLSDGGLLIAVAEMAMAANMGAVLSAAPNDVPAHAHWFGEDQARYVVTVPKDKVETVIERARASSMLVSRIGVTGGEALVLEGERPLPVADLRQQSEHWLPAYMAGEVYDA; encoded by the coding sequence ATGATTCCTAACACAGTGAAGATCACGCCCGAACTCGTCGCCGAACACGGCCTCAAGCCGGACGAGTACGAGCGCATCCTCAAGCTGATCGGACGCGAGCCGACATTGACGGAACTCGGCATCTTCTCGGCGATGTGGAACGAGCATTGTTCCTACAAGTCGTCCAAGGTGCATTTGCGCGGCCTGCCGACCAAGGCGCCGTGGGTGATCCAGGGCCCGGGCGAGAACGCCGGCGTCATCGACATCGGCGATGGGCTCGCCTGTGTGTTCAAGATGGAGAGCCACAACCACCCGAGCTACATCGAGCCGTACCAGGGCGCGGCGACCGGCGTCGGCGGCATCCTGCGCGACGTCTTCACCATGGGCGCGCGGCCGATCGCGTGCCTCAACGCGCTGTCGTTCGGCGCACCGTCGCATCCCAAGACGCGGCATCTCGTGTCCGGCGTCGTTGCCGGCATCGGCGGCTACGGCAATTCTTTCGGCGTGCCGACGGTCGGCGGCTCGGTGCGCTTCCATTCGCGTTATGACGGCAACTGCCTGGTCAACGCCATGGCCGTCGGCATCGCGCGGGCCGATCAGATTTTCTATGCGGCCGCCTCCGGCGTCGGCATGCCGATCGTCTATCTCGGCTCGAAGACCGGACGCGACGGCATTCATGGCGCGACGATGGCCTCGGCCGAGTTCGGCGCCGACGCCGAGGAGAAGCGTCCGACCGTGCAAGTCGGCGATCCCTTCTCGGAGAAGCTGCTGCTCGAGGCCTGCCTCGAGATCATGGCCAAAGGCTGCGTCATCGCCATTCAGGACATGGGCGCGGCGGGCCTGACATCGTCGGCAACCGAGATGGGCGCCAAGGGCGATCTCGGCGTCACGCTCGATCTCGACAAGGTGCCGTGCCGCGAAGAGGGCATGACCGCTTACGAGATGATGCTCTCGGAAAGCCAGGAGCGGATGCTCATGGTGCTCAAGCCCGAGAAGGAGCAGGAAGCCGAAGCGATCTTCCGCAAATGGGGGCTCGACTTCGCCGTCGTCGGCGAGACGACGCCGACCAAGCGCTTCGTCGTCAAGCACCAGGGCGAGGTGATGGCCGATCTGCCGATCATCGAGCTCGGCACCGAGGCGCCCGAATACAAGCGGCCTTTCGTCAGTCTGGCCAAGCTCGAAGAGATCGAGGCCGATACCGTGCAGGCGCCGGTCGATACGATCGAGGCGCTGGAGAAGCTGATCGCTTCGCCCGACCTCTGCTCCAAGCGCTGGGTGTGGGAACAGTACGATCACGTCATCGGCGGCAACACGGTGCAACGGCCGGGTGGCGATGCCGCGGTCGTGCGCGTGGAGGACGGGCCGAAGGGCTTGGCGTTCTCGACCGACGTGACGCCGCGTTATTGCGAGGCCGATCCGTTCGAAGGCGGCAAGCAGGCGGTCGCCGAATGCTGGCGCAACCTCACGGCGGTCGGCGCCAAGCCGCTCGCCATCACCGACAACCTCAACTTCGGCAATCCTGAAAAGCCCGAGATCATGGGCCAGTTCGTCGGCTGCGTGCGCGGCATCGCCGAGGCGTGCAAGGCGCTCGACTTCCCGGTCGTCTCCGGCAACGTCTCGCTCTACAACGAGACCCACGGCCGCGCGATCTTGCCGACGCCGTCGATCGGCGGTGTCGGTCTGCTCGAAGACTTCACCAAATCGGCGACGCTCGCGTTCAAGTGTGAGGGCGAGGCGATCCTGCTCATCGGCGAGACCACTGGGTGGCTCGGTCAGTCGATGTATCTGCGCGAAATCTGCGGCCGCGAAGAAGGCGCGCCGCCGCCGGTCGATCTGACTGAAGAGAAAGAGAACGGCGATTTCGTGCGCGCGCTCATTCTCGACGGCATGGTCAGCGCGGCGCACGATCTGTCGGATGGCGGCTTGCTGATTGCCGTCGCCGAGATGGCAATGGCCGCGAACATGGGCGCGGTGCTATCGGCCGCGCCGAACGACGTGCCGGCCCACGCCCATTGGTTCGGCGAGGATCAGGCGCGTTATGTGGTTACCGTGCCGAAGGACAAGGTCGAAACGGTGATCGAACGCGCCAGGGCGTCGAGCATGCTGGTGTCACGCATCGGCGTTACCGGCGGCGAAGCACTCGTGCTCGAAGGCGAGCGGCCGCTGCCGGTCGCCGATCTCCGGCAGCAGTCCGAGCATTGGCTACCGGCCTATATGGCCGGCGAGGTCTACGACGCCTGA
- a CDS encoding BolA family protein, with amino-acid sequence MAMDAREIERLIKQSMPDAQVTIRDLAGDGDHYAATVISSAFKGKTRVQQHQLVYQALKGQMGGVLHALALQTAAPDA; translated from the coding sequence ATGGCGATGGATGCCCGCGAAATCGAGCGGCTGATCAAGCAGAGCATGCCGGACGCGCAGGTGACCATCCGCGATCTCGCCGGTGATGGCGATCACTACGCGGCAACGGTAATTTCCTCGGCCTTTAAGGGTAAAACCCGCGTCCAGCAGCACCAGCTCGTCTACCAGGCGCTGAAGGGCCAGATGGGGGGCGTGCTGCATGCGCTGGCCCTCCAGACCGCCGCGCCGGACGCCTGA
- a CDS encoding RidA family protein: MSGGHGVRLLAPEGAINPTGTWSVGARAGDFVYVAGMRGIDPASNRLVEGAEARVRTAFANMRTIAASEGAGLADCVRLVVYVTDMAGIRPLVNRVQEELWAGGPYPPRTIVEVTRLNQDDIVEVEGTFYAPQNR, from the coding sequence ATGAGCGGCGGACACGGCGTCCGCCTGCTGGCGCCCGAGGGCGCGATCAACCCGACCGGCACCTGGAGCGTTGGCGCCCGCGCTGGGGACTTCGTTTACGTGGCGGGCATGCGCGGCATCGACCCGGCAAGCAACCGGCTGGTCGAGGGTGCCGAGGCGCGGGTGCGGACCGCCTTCGCCAATATGCGGACGATTGCCGCATCGGAGGGGGCGGGCCTGGCCGACTGTGTCCGGCTCGTCGTCTATGTCACTGATATGGCTGGCATAAGACCGCTGGTGAACCGGGTCCAGGAAGAGCTGTGGGCCGGCGGACCTTACCCGCCGCGCACCATCGTGGAGGTCACGAGGCTCAACCAAGACGATATCGTGGAGGTCGAAGGGACCTTCTACGCCCCACAAAATCGTTGA
- the grxD gene encoding Grx4 family monothiol glutaredoxin: MSIEQFIDNEVKNNDVVLFMKGTPQFPMCGFSGQVVQILDHLGVAYKGLNVLESDDLRNGIKAYSNWPTIPQLYVKGEFVGGCDIVREMFQAGELQDVFKDKGVAVRQVA, from the coding sequence ATGAGCATCGAGCAATTCATCGATAACGAAGTGAAGAACAACGACGTGGTGCTGTTCATGAAGGGCACGCCGCAGTTCCCGATGTGCGGTTTCTCGGGCCAGGTCGTGCAGATCCTCGACCATCTCGGCGTCGCCTATAAGGGCCTCAACGTGCTTGAGTCCGACGATCTGCGGAACGGCATCAAGGCCTACTCGAACTGGCCGACCATTCCGCAGCTCTACGTGAAGGGCGAGTTCGTCGGCGGCTGCGACATCGTGCGCGAGATGTTCCAAGCCGGAGAATTGCAGGACGTGTTCAAGGACAAGGGCGTCGCGGTCCGTCAGGTCGCCTGA
- a CDS encoding LysR family transcriptional regulator yields the protein MDWDNLRYFAALAAGGSLSAAARMLGVEHATVARRIAALEAELDLKLVDRRARRLTLTPDGERIAAIAARMEQETQAARRTASGARATLSGTVTISAPPALAAALLAPPLVALRDKHPSLAIHLHGELREASLDRREADIALRLSRPTAGDLTIRKIAEMVFRFYAAPNYLKAAKRKERRYIGYIGAMQQSPLQRLVDRSGGSKPSGFASPMLEIHQALARAGAGLTLLPDFMAANDKALVAVKGTETLTRDLWLVTHTDMNMSAPIRAVTQALTQWFEAPERLIR from the coding sequence ATGGACTGGGACAATCTTCGCTATTTCGCCGCGCTTGCCGCCGGTGGCAGTCTGTCTGCCGCGGCCCGCATGCTCGGCGTCGAACATGCAACGGTCGCCCGACGCATCGCCGCGCTTGAAGCCGAACTCGACCTCAAACTGGTCGATCGCCGCGCACGGCGGCTCACATTGACCCCCGACGGCGAGCGCATTGCCGCGATCGCTGCGCGCATGGAGCAGGAAACTCAAGCTGCGCGACGCACTGCATCGGGAGCCCGCGCGACGCTGAGCGGCACGGTCACGATCAGCGCACCACCGGCGCTTGCCGCGGCGCTACTCGCACCGCCATTGGTCGCGCTACGCGACAAGCATCCAAGCCTCGCAATTCACCTGCACGGCGAATTGCGCGAGGCCTCGCTTGACCGGCGCGAGGCGGACATCGCCTTGCGGCTGAGCCGTCCGACCGCGGGCGACCTCACGATCAGGAAAATCGCCGAGATGGTGTTCAGATTTTACGCGGCGCCTAATTATCTCAAGGCCGCCAAGCGCAAGGAGCGGCGTTATATCGGTTATATTGGCGCCATGCAGCAGTCGCCTCTGCAGCGACTAGTCGATCGATCGGGCGGCAGCAAGCCATCGGGCTTTGCCTCGCCGATGCTGGAAATTCATCAGGCGCTCGCGCGCGCCGGTGCCGGCCTCACCCTTCTGCCGGACTTCATGGCGGCAAACGACAAAGCCCTGGTCGCGGTGAAGGGTACCGAGACACTGACGCGCGATCTCTGGCTTGTCACGCATACTGACATGAACATGTCAGCGCCGATCCGCGCCGTCACACAAGCTTTGACGCAGTGGTTCGAAGCACCGGAGCGGTTGATTCGGTGA
- a CDS encoding quinone oxidoreductase family protein, with the protein MGKAVQMIGPGGVDRLALVDAPEQMPGQGLVRIRHEAIGANFIDIYHRTGLYPLPYPAVLGIEGAGVVEAVGDDVTEWRVGDRAAYAGAPVGAYATTRLLPVARLVRLPDDVAARTAAATIFKGLTAHMLLTETYCVSAGDILLVHAAAGGLGGLLVRWAKHIGATVIGTAGSPAKAAVARAHGADHVIVGRDADIVAEVGKLTQGRGVDFAIDGIGGDMLRQTLACVRRFGTVASTGQAAGPIPPLDLEELGPVRSLSLARPSIMGYTADMDRYHRAAQALMAVMRAGIVADIGGEYPLAQADRAQADLETGRTTGSLILLP; encoded by the coding sequence ATGGGCAAGGCAGTGCAAATGATTGGCCCGGGCGGCGTCGACAGGCTCGCCCTCGTCGATGCTCCTGAACAGATGCCGGGGCAGGGGCTGGTGCGTATTCGGCACGAAGCGATCGGGGCCAATTTCATCGATATCTATCACCGGACGGGACTTTATCCTCTGCCTTATCCCGCCGTGCTCGGCATCGAAGGCGCCGGCGTTGTCGAAGCTGTTGGAGATGACGTGACGGAATGGCGCGTCGGCGATCGGGCTGCTTATGCAGGTGCGCCGGTCGGTGCTTACGCAACGACGCGGTTGCTGCCGGTAGCGCGGTTGGTTCGCCTGCCGGACGACGTTGCTGCGCGCACAGCAGCGGCGACGATATTCAAAGGCCTGACGGCGCATATGTTGCTTACCGAAACCTATTGCGTCAGCGCGGGCGATATATTGCTTGTGCACGCCGCGGCGGGTGGGCTCGGCGGCCTGCTGGTTCGGTGGGCTAAGCATATCGGCGCGACGGTGATTGGCACGGCGGGTTCACCCGCCAAGGCGGCAGTGGCGCGGGCTCATGGCGCCGATCACGTCATTGTCGGTCGCGATGCCGATATCGTCGCGGAGGTCGGCAAGTTGACTCAGGGGCGGGGCGTCGATTTTGCGATCGACGGCATTGGCGGCGACATGCTGCGCCAGACATTGGCTTGCGTGCGCCGCTTTGGCACTGTGGCGAGTACCGGGCAGGCGGCTGGGCCTATTCCGCCGCTCGATCTTGAAGAGCTTGGCCCGGTGCGGTCGCTGTCGCTCGCCCGCCCGAGCATCATGGGCTACACGGCGGACATGGACCGCTATCATCGCGCCGCGCAAGCGCTCATGGCCGTTATGCGCGCTGGCATCGTTGCCGACATCGGCGGCGAATATCCGCTCGCTCAGGCTGATCGCGCGCAGGCCGATCTTGAAACGGGCCGGACGACCGGGAGCCTCATCCTTTTGCCGTAG